The genomic window AACCAGCTTCGACTGCTGGGGTATAGACAACTAAGGGCTTAATAGTTGAACCTGGACTTCTTTTTGATTGAGTTGCGTAGTTGAAATTTCGGAAGCCCGCTTTATCATCTCCTGCTACACGACCAACAACTCCTCGAACTCCTCCTGTTTTTGGTTCTAGAGCAACACTGCCAGACTCAGCATGAGTTCCATCTTCTGCGGTTGGAAAGAGAGCTGTGTTTTCATAAATGACTTGCATATTAGCCTGGTAATTCTGATCTAATTCCGTATATATACGATAGCCGTTGTTCACAATTTCTTCTTCAGTTAAATTATACTTTTCAATTGCTTCATTAACAACAGCATCAAAATAGGATGGATATCGGTAGTCTGAAACTTTACCTTTATAAGCATCCTGCAGTTGAGATGCCATATCAACACCCGAAGCTTCCGCTTCTTTGTCCTTATCAATATAGCCAGCAGCGACCATGTTTTGTAAGACGGTGTCTCTACGGTTAGTAGAATCTTCAATAGAATTCAAAGGGTTGTATAATTCCGGTCCTTTCAGCATTCCTGCTAAAGTCGCAGCTTCATCAAGCGTCAGTTGAGAAGCTGAAACCCCAAAGTATTTTTTACTTGCATCTTCAACACCCCAAACCCCATTTCCGAAATAGGCATTGTTCAAGTACATGGTTAGGATTTCCTTCTTGCTATATTTTTTGGTTAATTCTAGAGCTAAGAAGAATTCTTTGGCTTTTCTTTGAACAGTCTGATCTTGAGAAAGATAGGCATTCTTTGCCAACTGCTGAGTAATCGTAGAACCACCACCCGAGCGACCTGCTGTAAGAATGGCCAGGAAAAAGCGTCCATAGTTAATTCCACTATTTTTATAGAAACTTCTATCTTCTGTCGCAATAACAGCATTCTGCAAATCTTCACTAATATCCGAAAGTTCGACATAGGTGCCTTTTTGACCTGACAGGGCGCCTGCTTCTTTTTCTTCTCTGTCAAAAATCAGAGTACGTGTTTTTAAAGCATTTTGTAAGTCTGTAACATTCGTCGATTTTGCTAGCGCAAATAGATAGACCCCAACAAAAAGGCTGGCACTTAGTCCTATAATCAGAAAGATTTTTGTCAAATGATAACGGCGCCAGAATTTTCGAATAGGACCAACTGCCCCAGATTTCTTTCGCCCTGCTCTTGAACGTCGTAAGTTGCTCGACACATTTTCTTCTTGTTCGACTTCATTCATTTCTGTTTCTTCAATTTCGGATTCTTCCTTTTTAAATAAAGAAAGAAATTTTTCAAATAAGGTATCTAATTTCATGCGTATATTTTATCATCTTCCCCATAGGAAGACAAGAATTTTGCTAGTTCCCCTGTCCAAATAAACTGATTTTTGTTACAATATCAGTATGAAATTTACCTTTACTATCCCTGAGTCTCTACCTGAAATGACAGTTAAACTTTTTCTGGAGGAACAGCTGTTAATCCCTCGAAAAATAAGGCACTTTTTGAGAACCAAGAAACACATCCTCATTAATCAAGAAGAGGTGCATTGGCATCAAACGATCAAGTCTGGGGATGAATGTCAATTGATTTTCGATGAGGAAGATTATCCTACAAAAGAAATTGCTTTGGGCAACCCCAAACTTGTAAATGAAATCTATCAAGACCAACATTTAATTATCGTAAATAAACCCGAGGGCATGAAAACACATGGGAATCAGCCCGATGAGATTGCTCTTCTTAATCATGTCAGCGCCTATGTTGGTCAAACTTGCTATGTTGTCCATAGACTAGATATGGAAACAAGTGGTCTCGTATTGTTTGCTAAGAATCCATTCATTCTTCCTATCCTTAATCGCTTATTAGAAAAGAAAGAGATTTCCCGAGAATACTGGGCTCTAGTTGACGGAAAAATAGAGGCTAAAGAGCTTGTCTTCCGAGATAAAATTGGTCGCAATCGTCACGACCGTAGGAAACGGGTAGTGGATCAAAAAAATGGCCAATACGCTGAAACCCAAGTAACTCGTTTGAAACAATTTGCAACGAACAAAACTAGTCTTATTCGTTGCAAATTAAAAACGGGACGAACCCATCAGATCCGAGTTCACCTATCTCACCACGGACATCCAATTCTTGGAGACCCTCTCTACAACTCACATTCAAAAGTTAGCAGACTGATGCTGCACGCATTTAAACTATCCTTTATCCACCCTCTAACTTTAAACAAATTAAGCTTTACTGCACTTTCAGATACATTTGAAAGAGAATTAAAACAAAATGGATGATAAAATCATCCATTTTTCTTCACTAATACTAAAAAAGCAAGACCAATAGGTCTTGCTTTTTCGACTCAGAAATTATTTAGCAATTTTTGCGAAGTATTCAAGAGTACGAACAAGTTGTGCAGTATAAGACATTTCGTTGTCATACCATGAAACAACTTTAACCAATTGTTTACCGTCAACGTCAAGAACTTTAGTTTGAGTTGCGTCAAACAATGATCCGTAAGACATACCTACAACGTCTGAAGAAACGATTGGATCTTCAGTGTAACCGTATGATTCGTTAGCTACTGCTTTCATAGCTGCATTTACTTCATCAACAGTAACGTTCTTTTCGAGAACAACTACCAATTCAGTAACTGATCCAGTTGGAGTAGGAACGCGTTGTGCAGCTCCGTCCAATTTACCGTTCAATTCAGGAATAACCAAACCGATTGCTTTAGCAGCACCAGTTGAGTTAGGAACGATGTTTGCAGCACCAGCACGAGCACGACGAAGGTCACCTTTACGGTGTGGACCGTCAAGGATCATTTGGTCACCAGTGTAAGCGTGGATAGTAGTCATCAATCCTTCAACAACACCGAAGTTATCTTGAAGAGCTTTAGCCATTGGAGCCAAGCAGTTTGTAGTACATGAAGCACCTGAGATAACTGTTTCAGTACCATCAAGAATATCGTGGTTAGTGTTAAATACGACTGTTTTAACATCTGATCCACCAGGAGCAGTGATAACAACTTTCTTAGCACCACCAGCATGCAAGTGTTTTTCAGCAGCTGCTTTAGTAGCAAAGAAACCAGTTGCTTCAAGAACGATTTCTACACCGTCGTTAGCCCAGTCGATTTGTTCTGGATCGCGTTCAGCAGAAACTTTAACGAATTTACCGTTAACTTCGAATCCACCTTCTTTAACTTCCACAGTACCGTCGAAACGACCTTGAGTTGTGTCATATTTCAACAAGTGTGCAAGCATAACTGGATCTGTAAGGTCGTTGATGCGAGTAACTTCAACACCTTCTACGTTTTGGATACGACGGAAAGCAAGACGACCGATACGACCGAAACCGTTAATACCAACTTTAACTACCATTAGTGATTTCCTCCTTATGAAAATCATGAAAATTTTATTGTGAAAAGAGTAACTTGAATCACTACAAATCACCTTTCAACAAACCTATTATATAACTATTTTAGTTTTATTGCAAGTGCGGGCGTTGATTTTCACTTTAGTTTTATACTTTTCAATTCCTCTTATTTTACTAAGACACCTTAGTAAAAGCCTTCACTCTATCCACATCATGATTCCTTATAAAATTTTGGTTCCATGAAAAATCAAAAAAGAGACAGGATAACTCCTGCCTCTAGGCTGATAATCTATTATTTTCGACGTCCTGGACGTTCTGCATAACCATAGTAAGCATCTGCCATGATTTCTTCCATGTCAGCTACCATTGGCAAGCGTGGGTTCGCAGGTGAACATTGGTCTTCATATGCGAGCAAGGCAATTTCATGCAAGCTGTCTTTCCAAGCTT from Streptococcus sp. oral taxon 061 includes these protein-coding regions:
- the pbp2a gene encoding penicillin-binding protein PBP2A; protein product: MKLDTLFEKFLSLFKKEESEIEETEMNEVEQEENVSSNLRRSRAGRKKSGAVGPIRKFWRRYHLTKIFLIIGLSASLFVGVYLFALAKSTNVTDLQNALKTRTLIFDREEKEAGALSGQKGTYVELSDISEDLQNAVIATEDRSFYKNSGINYGRFFLAILTAGRSGGGSTITQQLAKNAYLSQDQTVQRKAKEFFLALELTKKYSKKEILTMYLNNAYFGNGVWGVEDASKKYFGVSASQLTLDEAATLAGMLKGPELYNPLNSIEDSTNRRDTVLQNMVAAGYIDKDKEAEASGVDMASQLQDAYKGKVSDYRYPSYFDAVVNEAIEKYNLTEEEIVNNGYRIYTELDQNYQANMQVIYENTALFPTAEDGTHAESGSVALEPKTGGVRGVVGRVAGDDKAGFRNFNYATQSKRSPGSTIKPLVVYTPAVEAGWALNKELDNHTMEYGDYKVDNYAGIKTSPEVPMYQALAESLNLPAVATVKQLGIDKAFESGERFGLDLTNVDRVLGVALGGGVETSPLQMAQAYAAFANEGLMPEAHFITRIENASGQVIATHKNSQKRVIDKSVADKMTSMMLGTFTNGTGISSSPDGYVMAGKTGTTETAFNPEYTSDQWVVGYTPDVVISHWLGFPTTDENHYLAGSTSNGAAHIFRSMAETILPYTPGSTFTVENAYELNGIAPRNSQNQATDNGGVQSSDSITDIRDRAQNLIDEAEKAISDAKIKEKAKTVWDTIVDLFQ
- a CDS encoding RluA family pseudouridine synthase, producing the protein MKFTFTIPESLPEMTVKLFLEEQLLIPRKIRHFLRTKKHILINQEEVHWHQTIKSGDECQLIFDEEDYPTKEIALGNPKLVNEIYQDQHLIIVNKPEGMKTHGNQPDEIALLNHVSAYVGQTCYVVHRLDMETSGLVLFAKNPFILPILNRLLEKKEISREYWALVDGKIEAKELVFRDKIGRNRHDRRKRVVDQKNGQYAETQVTRLKQFATNKTSLIRCKLKTGRTHQIRVHLSHHGHPILGDPLYNSHSKVSRLMLHAFKLSFIHPLTLNKLSFTALSDTFERELKQNG
- the gap gene encoding type I glyceraldehyde-3-phosphate dehydrogenase: MVVKVGINGFGRIGRLAFRRIQNVEGVEVTRINDLTDPVMLAHLLKYDTTQGRFDGTVEVKEGGFEVNGKFVKVSAERDPEQIDWANDGVEIVLEATGFFATKAAAEKHLHAGGAKKVVITAPGGSDVKTVVFNTNHDILDGTETVISGASCTTNCLAPMAKALQDNFGVVEGLMTTIHAYTGDQMILDGPHRKGDLRRARAGAANIVPNSTGAAKAIGLVIPELNGKLDGAAQRVPTPTGSVTELVVVLEKNVTVDEVNAAMKAVANESYGYTEDPIVSSDVVGMSYGSLFDATQTKVLDVDGKQLVKVVSWYDNEMSYTAQLVRTLEYFAKIAK